One genomic window of Arachis stenosperma cultivar V10309 chromosome 10, arast.V10309.gnm1.PFL2, whole genome shotgun sequence includes the following:
- the LOC130954574 gene encoding uncharacterized protein LOC130954574, protein MGKGLLYQQQHYGDNGMWMDTQAQQQQSYAFHEESWGGGSDNGYHKNHFPSSGMPMKPHGAFPAMDYHGGGASRPGFFGGAKKHGFGDTHHHNTFSHGGGGHKFNPHGGHHGGYYSEETEYEEAAYSEEHHGGGGSMQMHKMDEHRNNWNNHGHGFNNHGSPYYQNHHMNMDGWNPHHHHGGGSYKADWTAKGV, encoded by the coding sequence ATGGGAAAGGGTCTTCTTTATCAACAACAACACTACGGTGACAATGGCATGTGGATGGACACCCAGGCTCAACAGCAACAGAGCTATGCCTTCCATGAAGAATCTTGGGGAGGTGGTTCCGATAACGGTTACCACAAGAATCATTTCCCATCATCAGGTATGCCCATGAAGCCACATGGCGCTTTTCCCGCCATGGATTACCATGGTGGTGGAGCAAGCAGGCCCGGCTTCTTCGGCGGCGCCAAGAAGCATGGCTTTGGAGACACTCATCATCATAACACGTTTTCGCACGGCGGTGGTGGCCACAAGTTCAATCCCCATGGTGGCCATCACGGCGGCTATTACTCTGAAGAGACAGAGTACGAAGAAGCCGCCTATAGCGAGGAGCATCACGGCGGTGGAGGCAGCATGCAGATGCATAAGATGGACGAGCATCGCAATAATTGGAACAACCATGGACATGGCTTTAACAACCACGGCAGTCCATATTATCAAAACCACCATATGAACATGGACGGTTGGaatcctcatcatcatcatggtGGCGGCTCATACAAGGCTGACTGGACAGCAAAGGGTGTCTAA